The genome window CCCGCAGGGCGACTGGATAATTGCCCTGCCCGCGCTGGTACGGCTGGCGGAGTGCTGTGGCGAGCGCTACGGACATCAACGCGCGGTGGAAGATTTCATCATCAGCCACCTCGGCACGCTTTTCCCCGAGAAAATCTTCCCTTTCCTCAAACAAATTGCCGAGGGCAGACTGCCTCAGCGCGCTACCCCCACCTACCGCGCGCTGGTGCGGGTATCTGGCTGGTGGCTGGCATCCACCGTCACCCCTGCCGAACAGGAAGTCCTGCGGGATGAAGTACTGCGCGCCCTCTCCCTGTTGCTGGAAAGCCCTTCTCTCCGCGAGGTAGCCATTGAAGCCCTGCGCATGGGCGGCAAGCCCGCCGCGCCTTACCTGCTCTCCACCCTGCGCCATCCCGATCCCGAAGTGTGCATCCTGGGACTGCACGCCCTGGGGCAAGCCGCCAGCAAACAAGCCGTCCCCGCGCTGATTGCCCTGCTGGACGAGGAAGACGAGCGCATCATCTCGCTGGCGGCGGCGGTGCTGGCAAAGATTGGCGACCTGAGTGCCTTCCCCGCGCTGATTCAGCGTTTGGGGCATCCTTCGCCTGCGGTGCGTCAGAACATCATTGCCGCCATCAATTCACTGGGACATCCCGAACACACCCGCCTGGTTTTGCCCCTGCTGGAGAGCGAAGACCCCTGGATGCGCGAATCGGCGGTGCGAACCCTGGGCTACTTTGGCGATCTCGATGCCCTGGAAGCCCTGCTGGCGCGCTTTGCCGAAGAAACCGATGTGGTTCAGCGCGCCATTGTGGAAAGTTTGCCCTACTTTGAAGACGAGCGCGCCACCCAACTGCTGCTGGAATGCACCCGTTCGCCGCGCTTCGCTCTGCGTCAGGCGGCGCTGAGGGCGCTGGCGCATGCCCCCGCCGCCCTGGCGCTCTCCATCCTGCGGGAAGAGATTCACCACCCCGACCCGCGCATCCGCCTGGTTGCCTGCCGTTCGCTTGCCGCCCTGCGCTCGCCGATTGCCTTTGAGGACTTCGTCCACCTCACCAGCGACGAACACCCCGCCGTGCGCGCCTTTGCTGTGGAAGCCCTGGGCGCCTACCTGAACCGCCCGCTGGCAGACATCCTGCGTCCGCGCCTGGACGACCCCGAACCCGATGTCGTCCTGCGGGCAGTGCGCCTGCTGGGCGAACAGGAAGATGCCGCGGCAGTGCCACTGTTGATTCAGGCAAGCCGTTCCACCCACCCCGAAATCCGCCGCGAAGCCATTCACGCCCTGGGGCACTTTGATGACGAGGCGGCCATCGACCGCCTGAGCGAACTGGCGCACCATCCCGAAACGCGCGAAGACGCCCTGCAAGCCCTCTCTGCCACCGGCGACGAGCGCGCCGCTCTGATACTGATGGACTTCCTCAACCCCTTTGAAACCCGTGAAAGTGCCATCCGCGCCCTGGTGCGCATGGGCGACAACAGTTTGCCCCTGCTGGAGCGCACCCTCTACTCGCCCATCCTGCCGCTGGCAGTGCGTCTGGCTCTGGTGGAGGTGTGCCACCGCCTGCACACACTCCCCGCCATCGAAACGCTCATCCGCTTCGTTCAGCACCCGCACGCCGAGGTGCGCCTTGCCAGCACGCTGGCACTTCTGGATTTGGGTAGTGAACGCGCCATCCCCATCCTGCGTCAGATGGCGCGCGTGGAACTCAACCCCGCCCTGCGCCGTCTGATGAACCGTTTCCTGCAACCCCTGGCTTAAGGGAGGACAGGCATGGCGTCATTGCTGGGTGAAACCATTACCCTTCCGGAGGACCTCTTCGCCCTGCTGAGCGAGTTGATTCGCCAGCATCTAGGGCTGGAGTATCCCCCCGACAAGCGTTCCATCCTGCAGGACCGTCTCTACCCCCTGCTGGTGGAAGAGGGCATGGACTCGTTCTTTGACCTGTACTACCTGCTCAAGTACAACGGGGGCAACGAGACCTTGTGGAAGCGGGTACAGAGCGCCCTGGCAGTGCGCGAAACCTACTTCTGGCGCGAGGTGGACCAAATCCTTGCCGCCGCCAACTACCTCATCCCCGCTTTGCAGGCAGAAGCGCCCGGGCGCACGGTGCGGGTGTGGCATGCCGCCTGCGCTTCCGGCGAAGAACCCTACTCGCTGGCGATGGCGCTCAGTGAAAACGGCGCGGTGGACTGGGAACGCCTGGAAATCATCGGCACCGACTTTGACGAAACCTCCCTGAATATCGCCCGCCGCGGCGTGTACGGCATGCGCTCGTTTCGCGTGCTTCCCGCCCACCTGCGGGAAAAATACTTTACAGAAGTGCAAAGCCAGCACTTTCAAATACACGAAAAGTTTCTGAAAAAGGTACAATTTAAATACCTCAATTTGATGGACGAAGCAGGCATGCAGGGCATGCAGGACTTTGATTTCATCTTCTGCCGCAACGTCTTCATTTACTTTGATATTCCCTCCATCACCCGCACCGCACAACACTTTTACGAAGCCCTGCGCAACCCTGGGTATCTCTTCCTCGGCGCCGCCGAAAGCCTTCTGCGCATTCCAACGCGCTTTGAACTGCGCGAACTGCACCGCGCTTTTGTGTACGTCAAACAGGAAAAAGAGGAAACCTAGAGAAAGATGAACACCAGACCCATTCGCGTATTGGTTGTGGATGACTCGGCATACATCCGTAAAGTGGTCAGCGAGATGCTCTCCCGCGACCCGCTGATTCAGGTGGTGGGTACCGCCCGCAACGGCAGAGACGCGCTGGAAAAGGTGCAAGCCCTCCAGCCCGATGTGGTCACCCTCGACCTGATCATGCCCGAACTGGATGGTATTGGATTCCTGAAAGAGCAGATGAGGCGCCGCGTCCTGCCCATCATCGTGGTGAGCATTGCCAGCGAAAACGGCGAACTGGTGGTGCAAGCCATGGAGAACGGCGCGGTGGACTTTGTCCAGAAACCCACCGCCCTGGCT of Anaerolinea thermophila UNI-1 contains these proteins:
- a CDS encoding CheR family methyltransferase; its protein translation is MASLLGETITLPEDLFALLSELIRQHLGLEYPPDKRSILQDRLYPLLVEEGMDSFFDLYYLLKYNGGNETLWKRVQSALAVRETYFWREVDQILAAANYLIPALQAEAPGRTVRVWHAACASGEEPYSLAMALSENGAVDWERLEIIGTDFDETSLNIARRGVYGMRSFRVLPAHLREKYFTEVQSQHFQIHEKFLKKVQFKYLNLMDEAGMQGMQDFDFIFCRNVFIYFDIPSITRTAQHFYEALRNPGYLFLGAAESLLRIPTRFELRELHRAFVYVKQEKEET
- a CDS encoding HEAT repeat domain-containing protein produces the protein MDSQPLEGLFSSNWQERRRAVEALIAAQDEALIPRLLEVIRQQHRDINALNAALQILTEMQYDVLPGVIALSADPNAEVRTYAMQVLGSLQDERAISTLMGALDDPDPNVAFNAIVALGQLRALEAIPDLARLALSGNFYLAYPAVEALIQMGTPLILPHLLDLLDVPELAPAAVNALGELGNTTAILPILDWMKSPQGDWIIALPALVRLAECCGERYGHQRAVEDFIISHLGTLFPEKIFPFLKQIAEGRLPQRATPTYRALVRVSGWWLASTVTPAEQEVLRDEVLRALSLLLESPSLREVAIEALRMGGKPAAPYLLSTLRHPDPEVCILGLHALGQAASKQAVPALIALLDEEDERIISLAAAVLAKIGDLSAFPALIQRLGHPSPAVRQNIIAAINSLGHPEHTRLVLPLLESEDPWMRESAVRTLGYFGDLDALEALLARFAEETDVVQRAIVESLPYFEDERATQLLLECTRSPRFALRQAALRALAHAPAALALSILREEIHHPDPRIRLVACRSLAALRSPIAFEDFVHLTSDEHPAVRAFAVEALGAYLNRPLADILRPRLDDPEPDVVLRAVRLLGEQEDAAAVPLLIQASRSTHPEIRREAIHALGHFDDEAAIDRLSELAHHPETREDALQALSATGDERAALILMDFLNPFETRESAIRALVRMGDNSLPLLERTLYSPILPLAVRLALVEVCHRLHTLPAIETLIRFVQHPHAEVRLASTLALLDLGSERAIPILRQMARVELNPALRRLMNRFLQPLA